The Prionailurus viverrinus isolate Anna chromosome C1, UM_Priviv_1.0, whole genome shotgun sequence DNA window aaaacatcgaAATTATTTGAAAACGCGTGGTGAAGGGAGCCgatgagagggaaagggaggaattCTTGGAAGCTTGCCTAATACCTTGAGGAGTTACCATTTCTAGGTTTTGGCAGAAGTCACGGTACGGGACATCTGACCTACAGACATTTACCAAAAATTATCTTTTTCGACATATTTTGTTACTCCCCAGTGTGAgcaaaatattccaaatataacTAACTTTAGGATGAGGCCTAATTTTATTACAAGTAGAATTCTTACAAATAGAATTTATTACAAATTGAAACTTATTGCAGATACTAGAGGCAAAACGTACATAGCATGGAATGTCAAAGGCCCTGTGATGAGCCTAATAATCTTGTCCattttaagcaggaaaaaaagcaagatgaactgaagaaaatgagttttttttccaaaggagatagATAGAATATGCGGAAGATGAGATGTCAGACGATGGAGGTAGAGATGAGGTAATTATATATACAGCACGTAGCATAATGACTTACTACTGTCAGAATCCAGAGTAAAGCAGTTAAACTGCCTTGTTTAATCTCAAAAGTGGTATCCTGAACACTTTCTGACTAGTTTCACAAGCCCACCCTCTAGACTCAGTGCTAAAATCTGACAgtcacttttagaaaaaaaaaattacagaccaCTCCCATGAGCATAGATGCAGAAATTCCAAACAGAATCTTATCGAGTCAACTACCCGTGTCCTGTAAAAAGAATAATGATACATTGTGAGAAGTGAGGTTTGTTTCCGGGGCAATGcaaaagtgttttttgtttgaaaAGTGATATTGGTTGCCTGGAAATACTGGCTTGAAAGGAAATCTCTTGATTTGTCAGACTGCCCCATTAAATTTCTTTAGTTTGTATGCCCGCCAAACATCTCTGTttccatatttattcttttgacaaatgtttagGTCCCTACTACATTCTCTGCTTCTGGCTGGGAGCCTCTGTATTAGCATTTGAATATGGTCGGGTTTAAGTTAAGTCCTGAAAGAACTGAGGTGGATGAGTGAGGACACAGCTAATGAATAGTGAATGTTTCATGTCTGCCCCCACCGTGCTCGGGCTTAATGCATTAAGTGACCATATTAGGCAGGCGGCatcagccccattttatagatgggaaaacagaTTTAGCCATTAACTAACTTGCCCATGGTTTTAGAACTAATAAGCGACACAGCCAGGATTATCCATGGTTCTGCAGAATCCAAAGCCCTtaccccttcccagctcattttttttgtcttcccccCCAAGCATTCGTTGTGAGAGGCAGTCAACAATCGTTTATTGTCCACTTTGAGCAACGAGTTATATAAAAGAAACTTTCCTCAGCCCTATTCAGTCTAGTAGTTGTTTTAATCAATCAAAAGTAAATTATCCATACATACcgtttgattttaatttaaaacattaaatatatattcatttaccaATCCTTTGATGTGGGACTAACGTTTTGTCTTTGACTTTGGGTTCAGCATTGGAATAATTTGTCTTCCCTGTACAAAGTACACCCATAAGTGCATCTTCTgtaatttgaaggtttttttttttttaagtttatttttatttattttgagagacagcgcgtgtgggggaggggcagagagagagggagagggagacagaatcccaagcagactctgcactgtcagcacagagccggatgtggagctcgaactctgtgagatcatgacctgagctgaaatcaagagtcagacacttaactgactgagccacccagacgccctgaagtttgtttcttttttttattaaaatttttttaaatgcttattttatttttgagagagagagacagagcatgagcagggaaggggcagagagagagggagacacagaatctgaagcaggctccaggctctgagctgtcagtacagagcctgacgcgggggtcaaactcacgaacctcaagatcatgacctgagccaaagtcggatgcttaaccgactgagccacccaggtgccccaagtttgtttctttagagcaaagaaaaccagaaagactaCTAGTAAAGCAATTTGAATACTCCTACGTATTTAccattttttccatccttttatggCTGCTCACCCACACCTAACCTGACTACAGGTTTTTAAGCTTTATCTAATATGTCCAAAGCATTCAACTTGGTTTTCATAGATTTAGTAACTTACTTTTTGCATGATTGGTTTGTATGATTTGGTTATGTAATTGAAACTGCAAATACGATGGTCACTTGCAGGTTTGGAAAAAACGCAATTGATGCTTTTTAAGGATACACTTTAGCCATATGGAACAGAAATGCCCGGGTGTATTTTGAGTACCATAGAGGAACCTGCTAGCCACACATGCTTGGCATTTCATGGATGGCAAGTTAGTAAGTCCTGTTTGGAATTCAGACTGTCATTTAATCTAGCCATAGATATGTTATATGATGGTTAGACACAGTTAAGAGAACATCTAATGTATTATGATGGTCACTATACATTGCATTAGCTTTCCATACCGATCAGCCAGAAAGTTCTTGGTGAatgcaactttttattttattttattatttttttaattttattttttgttttttaaaatttacatccaaattagttggcatatagtgcaacaatgacttcaggagtagattccttagtgccccttacccatttagcccatcctccctccctcaacccctcccgtaaccctcagtttgttctccatatttatgagtctcttctggttgtccccctccctgtttttatattatctttgtttcccttcccttatgttcatctgttttgtctcttaaagtcctcatgtgagtgaagtcatatgatttttgtctttctctgactaatttcgcttagcagaataccctctagttccatacaCGTGGTTGccaatgggaagatttcattctttttgattgccgagtaatactccattgtatatatataccacatcttctttatccattcatccatcgatggacatttgggttctttccatactttggctattgttgatagtgctgctataaacatggggtgcatgtgtcccttcgaaacagcacacctgtatcccgtggataaatgcctagtagtgcagtcgctgggttgtagggtagttctgtttttagttttttgaggaacctccatactgttttccagagtggctgtaccacctTGCATTCCCATTGGTGAATGCAACTTTTGCTTTGGAACTCAGACTCTGGTAGCTTAGAGGAAAACAGGAGTAGTCacataatatttttcttaggCTGATAAGCATGTGATGTGGTTCTTGACTGTTCACACTGGTCACCCTTGGTCATTAAAGTGTGGTTCTTATAATCCTTGATTAGTGCAGCATGTAGTAATACTGTTGCAATTAGATGAACTTTTAAGGTAACCAGAACCTAAAGCTGGCtcattgaaattatttcattaaaaccCTCAtcttttgggacacctggctggctcagtagagcatgtgactcttcatctctgggctgtaagttcaagctccacgttgggtatagagatcactaaaaatgaatagattaaaaaaataaataaataaaaccctaaTCTCTTTCACCTAACTTCCCTGATCCCACATCATTACCATGCCAGATGCACAGGTCCCCCTCATCTGCTTGCCTATAAATTGTGTTCATAATCAGTAATGCTAATCACATGTACTTATCTCTTCCTATGATGTGGATTGagggctatatatatatacacaccagtTTGCTGGGGTTGCCTtaataaaatatcacagactgggtggctgaacAGCAGAAGTTTATTCGCTCACAGTTCTGAAAACTGGAAGTTGAAGATCAAGCTGTTGGCAGGTTTGGtcttctgaagcctctctccttggcttgtaaatgTCTGCTTTCTCAGTGTTTATTCACGTAGTCATTCGTCTGTCATCTGTGGCCTAATCtcttataaggacagcagtcatattggattagggccagTGTAACAAccccattttaacttaattacttctttaaaggccTGTCTCCAGATacagtaatattcttttttttttttttttaattttttaacatttatttatttttgagagacagagcatgagtgggggtggggcagagagagagggagacacagaatctgaagcaggctccaggctctgagctgtcagcatagagcccaacacaggacttgaacccacagaccgtgagatcatgacctgagccaaagtcagatgcttaaccgactgagccacccaggcgccctcagtaATATGTTTAgatactggggattaggactttgACATATGAATTTTAGTGGGATAtagttcagcccataacaccaGTAATGCCTTCCCTGTATTATGACATGGTTCTAGTTAGCACTGGCAAGATAAAGACAGTGCTTCTATTAATTGCCCATCTTgttcttttgtgtatggtgaaactGCATTCAGTGTTTTACTAAAATTGTCATCTTTAGGTATCTAATTTTATAATACCGTGCCCAGTTATTAGTAGCCATGGGGTGGGAATTGATGGTATAATTAGAAAACATGAGACTCAATGTTTGGGGCTTGGCTCTCATTCTAGTCGTCTGTTGTGGGAAGCTTTTCACTTTGATGTATATTTGTATGCAAAAATTTGGCACTCTAAAGGCATGTAGAGCCACCTAAACAGTAGTTGACTTGGCATATTTTCCTAGGGCAGTAGCTTGGATACTCCTAGAAACTAGTTCCTTCCCTGTAAAGATTCTGATTTGATAACTCTAAGTGAAGTTtaggaatttgtttttcttttcctttttcttaagaCGAGCACATCAGGTGGCGCTGGGAGCTCTCTTACTGCACATTGAGAAGTTCATCTCAGATCAACATAGACATTGACATATGTGCCTGACCACATCTTGCCCTTGCTGACTGTATATGTGGCTGTAACCTCTTGGGCAGGGGGAAGACCTGCTTTCATTGTTGCTACTTCACCTCCAGGCTGTCGTCCCTCAGAAAAATGGTGGGAAGGTTACTACTGCTCCAGAAAATAAAGTCGGGGGGGAAAACGTCTCTGGCTCCCGTGGTTGCTGAGAAACTAACATCACCACACAGGAAGACGGCCACATGGGCCAAATTGCCAAAAGACAGGAGGAGTGCCAAGAAGAGAAGTGGGAACgatgaggaggaagaagataaGAACACGGAGTTGGGCCAAGATGGGAAAGGTAACAAGTCCTCTTCCAGAGGCGTTCCTGGCTAGTGGCTACAAGATAGCAAGGGTCAGCCCTGTGTCCTTCCACATTGCTGTTAGAGGCGTTCTGTGAAGATACCCCCCTTCAGAAAGTTGCCGTGGCAATCTCTGGCTGATTTTTCAGGCCTGGCTTCATTGAGGAGGAAATCTCAGTGGACATTTGACCTCTGCTGTCCCCATGACCAGAATCAGTTTTCACTGAACATTATACATTGATTGTTTCTGTCGTGGTGCTGTGAGCCACGCGCGTTAATAGTCCCCCAAACTTAATTCTCAGTGATTTCGTCTTTGTCTTGATGGAATCTATGTAACGTTTTAAATTGTATTGCttccaggagtgcctggctggctcagtcagtggaccaTATGACTCtgaatctcagggttgtgagtttgagccccatgttgggtgtagagattactcaaaaattaaaaaaaaaaagatactgcttccaaataagtaattattatatttttattaaaatacaatggCAATGCatttaaagttatttcaaaataagaggTTAAAGTggcagtgaatttttttttttttttttttttttttggtttgtgtatTATAGCCAGATTTACAGGAAGTTTTTCTGAAAGAACAATTTGTTATTCTCATTCTTAATAAGTCTGTCTAATTGATTAGGTAGGTTTTCATTTAGAATCtgaaaaagaagatgtgtattCTACATGGGTCAGAGGGAGAAAGCCCTTCCTATAGGGGTTGGGGACAGTGACTGAGGAAAAGGGCtgtaaggaagaagaggaaaaggaaggtcaGAATGACCTAAATCCGTTCAGTAGAGGGGTGGCCCGTATCAAGGAGTTCAGGCTGTAAGGGAAGCCCTTGGGCAGAGGCTGTTGGATTTCTTTTAGGAACTTGAAGAACTTTCTGATTGATTTAGAAATGCTTTCACAAGTACTCTGACCAGACCTAACCTATGTGTTTTGTGAAGAGTAGACATACCATAGGTATGATATTTGTGATTAGAGTAAAAGCTTCCGGTTTACTCATTAGTGGTACAGACagatcattaaaaatatagtattcTGGTTTTTGCCCACAGAGCCTATCAAAAAAACACCTGATAAATGGAAGAAGGAGATGGCTAAACAGAAGGCTTCCCCTGAAATCAAAAAACAGAGATTGGAAGGTAacttgtttgttgtgttttaaagCACAAGACAAAACACGGAGACTTGCGTATTGGTTAAGTGTAGGTATGA harbors:
- the LOC125173512 gene encoding uncharacterized protein LOC125173512 isoform X5, with product MRKMRCQTMEVEMRLSSLRKMVGRLLLLQKIKSGGKTSLAPVVAEKLTSPHRKTATWAKLPKDRRSAKKRSGNDEEEEDKNTELGQDGKEPIKKTPDKWKKEMAKQKASPEIKKQRLEGSPMLTSNHRLMQRGPWTTSKEQRLEGLP